The Novipirellula caenicola genomic interval CCCATCGGGGTTTCGCTCGGTGGGCTCGCTTGGCAGTAGTCCATAACGACGCAGATTCGCTGCGTCACGAAACGGCACATCGGAATCGACCTGTTCCAAGGCAAGAAACCATTGGTAAGGAATCAATTGCGAGCCTTGCGGAGTGAAGTAGAATTCGTGTCGTTGCTCGTCGCTCCAGCCTTGGTCCAGGTATGTTGTTTGTGCCGAAAGTGTTGTGGAAATGGCTACGGCAAGAATCGTGAAGATTGATAGACACCGCATGGCTAACCTCGTTGGTATTGATGGATTGATTGGTCTTCACTATTGCCGAGTACTACAGCGCAACAGAGGCGTTTTGACCGAACTTACATGCTCTAGCAGAATGAAGAACGATTGATACTCCACGCTACGCTGTGGTACTTGTTGCGATCGCAAGCACTGTAATTAAGGTTGGATCTCGAGATCGATCGAATCAATCGAGAGTAGGGCGCCTACGGAATCCTTTTTAAGTCGCTCGGTCCGCAATATGATAGTGATGGGTAGGCGATCTTCTGAGTTGATCTTTGTCGACATCTCGTACATGAAGTCGAGATCCGCCTCGCTCGAAGGTTTCCGATTGACGTCGCGACGATCGCTTGCGATGTTCGCTTTTCTCGCGATGTGCTGAGCACGTTGAGCATTTGACGCTAGTGGTTTTGAACTTTGCGACATTGGATTGGCTTTCGGATCAATGAGCGCTGTTGTGCCACTGGCGGCAAGCAGTACGTGCCCGACTGAACCATCGTCCGTGTTGAAATAGCCACGAATGATAATCTTCACAGTTGACGCGTTCGAAGCGTCTTTCAGTGGAAGTACGAACGTCGCGTGTTGAACGTCGACGGAATCTCTATCCGAAGAACTCTGCAGCCGATCGAGTATGATGGTTGCTGCCTTTCCGTCATCACTGAAGTTGACGACGTTGCTGGTTGGCACTTCAGTTCGCAATAGGCCAGCCAGCAATGTATTGGTGCTCTCGCCGCCATCGGGGGCGTTATTTTCGCTCCCATACTGAAATGACATTTCGGGACTGGAATCCGAAATATTGGTAATTGGAGGGAGCTTAATCCCGGTATACGAATCTGAATTGGGATTGGTCGAGTCGGTCAGCGAGTCATTATTTCCCTTGCGGAAAACATCGTTCGCATTCCCACGATTCAATCCTTTTTCCAACTCCCAAAGTCCATCCGCCTGAATCAGTCCGACTTTATAATGTTCTCCGGGGAAGCCGGGTGAACCCGGGAATCCTGGGTGGTCATTTTCCGGCATTGAATCGTCGATATGCCAGATTGCTAGGCCGCCCTTGCCCCCTGCTCCCGCTGGAATGCCGCTTTCGTATGCACCGACTGCTTGCCGATTCTCGATAAGCAGATACTCGTTGCTGGAACCACCGGGGTAATCAATTCGATAGATTGTCGCTCCCGGTGTCGCCGTGGATTTCAACTTGTATGTGCCAGCATTGGAGATCGGTTGCGCGGTGTTCCAACTGAGCGAAACTTTACACCACGCCGACATATGTGGCGGACGATACTGGCTACCGTCAAAACCCCAACTGTTTGCCATCAAGCACCAAGAACCACAGCCCTCTCCTTTTCCGCTATAGTCGTACAAATCGGGCAAACCAAAGAAGTGCCCGAGTTCGTGGCAGATGACACCGATTCGGCCAATCGCATTTCCACTAGTGCTCCAGATTCCTGGGTTGATGTTGTAGTCGCTAACCTTTACTCCCGATGCCGAATCGCTCCAGGGAGACATCGCCCAGCGATGGGACCAGATCCGATCTTCTTTGTCGGCACCTCCAGCAACGCCGCCAAACTCAGCGGCATACCCGGAATGCACGAAAGTGATGGCATCGATCCAACCATCGCCTGAACCGCCATTTTCATTGTCGAAGTCAGCAAAATTGACAGTCCCGCTGGCACTAATGATTTTAAGTCCATCGCGGAGTGCTTCCCAGGTACGTGAAGAAAGCCCGCTTTGTCCGTTGGCGTAATAGGCTTCCGTTTTAGGTAGCGTCACCCAGTCAATCACGGTGGACTCGAGATTCATTTTTCCATACGAGTTCTCGTTATAAAACATTTTGACGCTGCCGGTGGGAGCAATCCCGGATACTGGTGACTGCGCATTGAAGAGTTGGTCGTACTCCGCCTGGGTTGGTAGTGGTCGGTTTGCGTGATCTTTAAATCGCAACAAGACAACCAAGTTTTTAACCGTTCCCTGAGGGGCGGCGGCACGAGAGGGAATGTTCTGTTCCGGCAACCGGGAGCGAATCACGCGTTGCACGTTCTCGGGGGGAGGAATCAAACGCCGCTGAACGTTTGGCGGTGCATCGATCCCCACGATGGTATCGCTCGGGGCCCAGTTCGAGTTGGCATCAAGTTGAGCGTAGACGTAACGTCCATCGGCATCCCTCACGACGGTGAACCCTGGTGTTGAAGCCTGCTTGGCATCGGCAGGACTGAGTGCCGCATCGCGTCGCACATCAAGTGCCTCGGGTACGTACTCGTACCAATTCAGCTTCTCATTGCCGCGAACATATAGCTGTATCTTTTCGCCGGACGGTTGCGTTACTTCAACCGGAAAAGGGCTCGCCGAATTACCAAACGCACTTTGTGTCATCACAATGCATGACGCAATTGAGAAGAACAGAGCTTTTCTTAAAAGCATGATTTTGATTCCTAAGTGGAGAGAAGGCGACTTTGGGGAGTAAAGCTACTCATTGAATTCTTGGGGTGAAGTTCGTTCGGTGAAATCGAGCGAAAGAGGCGGGACGTCGCGACATGCTTGCCCCATTCCTTTTTGAATGTCGTGCCAGCCCATTCGATTGTTGTTCCGAAGGTTGAAGCGTGATCAGTAGGCCGAAGCGGATGATCGTGCCTACATCGCGAGCGGCTTGATCCTCGACTTCCAGGGTCCACGTGCCATGGCACTTTTTGCCGGAGTAGCGACTCAAGCCAGGAGTGGCTTGCATGCGACAAAGCCTCCAGATTCCTGCGGTCGCTACTGCTTCGCGATCATGTAAAACAACCTTTGCCCCAGTCCCGCGTGGCGGTTTTAGAGAAACAACCAGATCACTCACGTAGCTGTGTTCGATTTCAAAGAGCACATCGATTGATTCGATGATTCCCGCGTCTTCAATGTCCATCTTGACATTTGCGGATCCACGATCAGGGATGGGGACGTAAACGTCGCGGATCACTTTCAGTCGAGGTGTCACCGTAGGGATTGCCATTTCGACCGCTCGACGGGCGTTGACTCGTCCATAGCCATAAGACTCGCTGTGTCCATCGGCATTGTACTGGCCGCCTTCGGGATCCACTCGGTCGCAGGAACGACGTAACAAATCCTTGATTTCGATCGGCGTCAGATCGGGATTCACCGACAACATCAATGCCACAACCCCAGCAACTCCAGGGCATGCGCTGGACGTGCCGCCGAACGAATTGGTGTAGTTGCCGGCGGCATCGCCTGCGTGACTAACGCCCCAGTTATAGCCCTTGCTACCGGATCGATCCGTGGTCCAGATTCCGGGAGTAATCGGCGCCGGATGCTGTTCTTCAACGAACTCAAAATCGCTGCTGGGAAAACAGCACCAAATTGAAGGACCATAGTCACTGTAGACACTCCGCGTGCCACGATCGTTGCACGCAGCGACTGCGAGGACTCTCTCGTAGCTCGCATATCCATCGTTTTCGACGCTCTCGTTTCCGTTGCCAGCCGCGAACAATACGGCGGTGCCGATGCCGCCACGCCCACTGGACAAGGCATAGTCGATAGCCATCCGGGTGCTGGCGGGCAATCGGTGAACGCGGTCGTGTCGTGGGTCATTGGGAGCGTACCAAGGTCCGTCTTCGGGGCCCCGACTGCACGAAATAACGTCTGCACCATGGTCGGTCGCCCATTGAAAGGCTTTGGCTTCTGCCATCGAACCGAGGTTGGCCATCAAACGAATCGGCATCAATTGGGACTCAGGGGCTACCCCAATTGCACCATCGACTCCGCTTGCACATGCCACACCAGCACACGCCGTTCCGTGGTCATCGGGTGTATCAAGGTATGGGTCTTTAGGACGCGGATCCGAAGATTGGGTCACCGCATCAAAGGGGGCAGTAATCTTGCCTGGCCGCGAGAACTCGGGGTGATCAATATCAAACCCATCATCGATAATTGCGATCGTCACGTCCTGGCCACGAGTCATCTCATGGGCACTAAGCACATGTGCGTGATTGCTAATCGAGATTCCGTCGAGAGTGATTGGCCCTAAGTGCCATTGCTGCGAACCAATCGTTTTTCTTGCTCTTGGCCGGATTAGTTCAGGGTGGCAATACTCTACTTCGGGACGTGCCAACAGTTCGAGTGCCATATCAAAGACACGTTGCCCCGTTCCCTCGGTAGCTTGAACGAAGTAGCTGTTGACCGCAAAGCCGAGTTTTTCTTTGATGATCAGATTGGACTCGCGAATGATTCGTTCACAATCGGAGTCTTGTTGATCGTCCGTAAACTTGATGAACAGGTTCTCTGTGTAGATCACTGGTTCGTGGGCGTCTTTGTCAATCAGAACTCCACCTGCAAATCGAACGTCCTCGTGTTGCCGCAATGCTCGTTTGCGTCCCTGCATTGCTGGTTTCTTCTCTCCCTTTGGGACACGGTAGACTTCGACTCCCGCTTCGGGAAATTGCATCACTAATTCACAACCTTCTAAATTCTCTTCCACTGGATCAGCGACGGTGGATTTTGATCTCAGAGATTGATGTGTCCGCGTGCGAACTGCAATTAAATTGTTGCTCTCCGTTAGTTCAAAACCTTCTTCATTACTTGTTCCATAGGTGACGATTGGCATTGTAAAACCTCAGGTTGTAATGGCGATCCAGGTCAAACCACCCGCGACCAGCGCTGGAAGTGTCTGCAAAAACAAGGTGTTCTTACTCAAGGTTGCTGCTCCGAAGATTCCCGCAGTCGCGACGCAAGCTAGGAAAAATAGTTTGAGAGAAGTCTCACATTCAGAACTCCTGAGCCCCCATACCAATCCAGCGCCAATGAACGCGTTATATAGGCCTGCGTTTGCAACAATCGGAGCGATCTTTTTCGCTTCGTCTTCACTGAGGTTTAGGCTTTTTAACCGCGTGTAAACGCGTTCGTTCTTCCATAGAAATAACTCGATCCCCGCGATCAGGAATTGGATCGCGGCGACGGCACCGACGGCGAGTTCAGCGATTGTTTGCATTTGCTGTTACCGAAAGGTATTCGTCGAAAATCGTTGCAAAGATGCCTGGGCAGAGCCGCTTTGTGAAAGAAAATCCATGAATGTCGACTTTGGCAATTTGTGAGGGGATTTCCATCCCGCACCTTTCCATCCTCGTCAACATGTAGGTTAGGTGTCCGCGGGTGAGTGGGGATACGGAAAGGGATGGGGTGGGGATACGGAACCAAACCTTTCCGGTAGGCTTCTCTCGACAGCGGTGCTGGGGGTGCTACGGCTTTGGGGGCTAAGACGTTGGAGTGCCAAGACGCTGGAGTGCTGCGGCGCGTCGGTTGTTACCGAGGGGGATGATTGGATAGACTTCGATCATGGCCTTCGATCACGGCCGCCGCGATGGAAATGGCTTGCCCAGCGACGATTTTGCCTTGCGGCAATTCCGCTTCGTTATCATGGGTTGAGTGGGGCGGGCCGCTGTGTGTGTCCAAGTTGTCCCGTCTCTTGTTTGCTGCTTTTTGCTGATTGCCACGATGGACCAAGAACAAACTCCGCCTGTCACGATGACGACGCCGGTCCGGTTTTTGCCGGGGGTGGGGGCGTTTCGTGCGGAAAAATACGCAAAGCTGGGGCTGCGGACGGCGCAAGATGTGTTGTTCTTCTTTCCTCGCGATTACGAACGGCCCGCTCCTCCTCGATCGGTCGACAAACTTCGTGAAGGCGAACAGGCTTCGCTGATTGGGACAATCACGGACGCGGAATTGGCTTCCCGGTCGCCGGGCAAGTCGGTGTTCGGAGCGATCGTTGAAAATGAAACGGGCGCCGTCCGCATCCTGTTCTTCAACCAACCCTATCGAGCGGACCAAATCAAATTTGGCCAACGTGTCGTGATCTCGGGCGTGCCGAAACTGAGTGGCCTGCGGATGGAGTTTGTGCATCCGCAGCTCACGATGCTGGATGAACAAGACAATTACCCCGAACCCAAAATCTTGGCGACCTACGCGTTGACCGAAGGCGTCAAACAGAACGAACTTCGCCACTTGGTCGGCAACGTGTTGGAGCTTCTTGGCGACGAAATTCACGAGGTGATGCCCGAGCGTCTACGCGGTGATGCTGCCGATGCGCTGCGAGCGGCTGGCATCGAAATCGAGGGGCCTCTGTTCGACATCCAAACCGCAGTTCGGCAATTGCACCAACCGGACAACGAAGCTTCGCTGCAGGCTGCGCGACTTCGTTTGGTGTTTCAAGAGTTGTTTGTGATGCAATTGGCTCTGGCGATGCGTCGACGCAAATTGACCAGTGATCTGCAATCACCACCGCTGTCGCCGACCTCCGTGATCGATTCGCGAATATTGAATCGGTTCCCCTTTGAGCTGACCAACGATCAACGCCAAGCGATCAAAGAAGTCAGCCAGGATATGGCGTGTCAGTTCCCGATGAACCGTATGCTGCAAGGAGACGTGGGCAGTGGCAAAACCGTGGTCGCGGTGTATGCCATGATGTTGGCGGTCGCCAATGGGCATCAATCCGTGATGATGGCTCCGACCGAAGTGCTGGCCCGACAACATTACCAGACCTTATGCAAGATCCTTGCCGACAGCCGCGTCCGTATCGGATTACTGTGTGGGTCGATCAGCCGTGCGGAGCGGACTGCGACGATCAAAGCGGTAGCCTCGGGCGAAATTGATCTTTTGGTCGGCACTCAAGCCCTGCTGTACGGCGACATTCAATTTAGCAAGCTGGGGTTATGCGTGATCGACGAACAACACAAGTTTGGTGTCGGTCAACGTGTGACGCTGCGAAGCGGCGGTGTGGATCCTCATTACTTGGTGATGTCCGCGACTCCGATTCCTCGTTCGATGGCGATGACGTTGTTTGGCGATGTGGAACTGAGCACGCTGCGAGAAAAACCACCCGGTCGAGCGGACGTCAATACGTATCTAGCGCACGATGGATGGAAGGATCGCTGGTGGGCGTTTGTCCGCGACCGATTGAACGAAGGACGACAGGCGTTTGTGGTGGCTCCGCGTGTGGTCCCGAGCACGAAGTCCGAGGAAGAGGATGCGGATGAAGACGAGAGCGAAGACGTTTCGTCGGTGCAAACGGTCTTTGATGATCTTCGCAAAGGTGTATTGTCCGATTTCCATATCGGATTGTTGCACGGCCGCATGACCGCAGATGAAAAGATGGCGACGATGCAGGAGTTTGCAGCGGGCGAGATCGATGTGTTGGTCAGCACGACAGTGATCGAAGTCGGGATCGATGTGCCCAATGCGACCGTGATGACAATCCTTGGTGCCGAGCGGTTTGGGCTGGCTCAATTGCACCAATTGCGAGGACGTGTATCACGCGGTTCGCATGTCGGGCACGTGTGCGTTTTTTCGGATGGAGACCAGCCACCGAGTGAGAACGAGCGGCTGAGTTTGTTTGAGAAAACGAACGATGGATTTGAACTTGCCGAAGCCGACTTTCAATTACGCGGACCCGGCGATCTGCTGGGGCGGAGACAGAGTGGGATGGCACCACTGCGAATCGCCGATCCGCGGCGCGATATCGAAATTCTGCGAGTCGCAAGGGAGCTGGCCCAGACGATCATCGAAGAGGACCCGGAACTCGACGCGGAGGATTTCCAGGATCTGAAATCGCAGGTGATGCGGCGGTACGGAAAACGGCTCAATCTTGGCGATGTGGCGTAGCGAGGTTGTCGCTGTTCCATTTTAGCGCGGTGGAAGAGGTGTTGTGGGCGAGTTTGCTTGGTGGGGTGTATTCAAGGGACTCGTTGCCTCGTCCACTACGGAAGACGGGGGATTCGTTGCCTCGTCCACTACGGGGTAGGCCGGGGGCATTTTGAAGACGGCTTGGAGAGTCGGGCGCTGGCAATTATCTTGCTTCGATGCATATGACATGGAAAAAAGCCGCGACGCTCGCTCTAAAATTTGCCATTCCGGTGGCGATTATCGCTTGGCTGGCGAATCACATTGATTGGGCTCAGTTATCGGCTCAGCCCAAAGATTACCGATTGTTGGCCTGCGCGTTGGCGGTGGCGATGATCGGATTGAGCCTTTCGTTCGCACGTTGGTGCTTGCTGGTGCGTTGCCAAGGGATCGCACTGTCGATGGTCGAGGCGTTTCGGCTCGGCTCGATCGGATTTCTGCTGAATTTTGTTTCGGCGGGCAGCGTGGGCGGCGACCTGTTCAAGGCCATCTTTCTAGCGAAGCAGCGTCCCGGGAAGCGAATCGAAGCGGTCGCGTCGGTGTTTGTCGATCGCGGGGTTGGCTTGTTCGGGCTGCTGTTGCTTGTGGCGTTTGGGTTGATGTTGGTCCAGCCGAGTCAATCGACGGAGATTGATCGCGAGCAGATGCAGCAGATCAAGGCGGCCACCGCAATCCTGACGACCGTCGGCACGGTCGTGCTGTGCGGATTGGTCTTTGGCGGCAAAGGCGTCGACCGGTTGGTTCGCTGGGGCAGTCAGCTTGCGATCGTCGGCCCGGTGGTGGCCAAGATCGGACCTCCGCTGCGGATGTTTCATGCTCACCCGATCGCGTTCTTGGTCTCGATCGTGATGAGTTTGGGCGTCCACGCGTCGATGATCCTCAGCATGTATTTAATCGCATGCGGACTCTATTCGGATCCGCCGACCTTGATCGAGCACTTTGTGATCGTCCCAATTGGGATGCTAGCCGCGGCGATGCCGATCACGCCGGCGGGCTTGGGCGTCTACGAAGCGACCATCGAATGGCTGTACCGAATCGTGCCTGCCAACCCTACATCGGCATCGGGCACGCTGGTGGCACTGGTGTTTGAGATCGTCAAAGTCGCGATGGCTACGATTGGCACCGTCTTCTATTGGACCTCGAGCGAAGAGCTTCGTGAAAGTGTCGAAGAGGCTGAAGAAGCAGAAGACGGCGACGAGCACAACGACGGCGACGAACCCAATGACCCGGCGATCGAAATGAAGCAGGCTTGAGCGGATTTTGCACGTTCAACGCCACCACGGGGGCCCAGGCTGCTGCCAACGCAGTCAACGGTTTTTGAGCTGAGTTACTGCATTCGCGCGTCGTAGCTACGCTCGCCAGAGCGTGGATTGTTAGCGTTCGATGCGAATCACCCCCTTCTGGCGAAGGTCGCTACCAGAACATCGTTCACGGTGTTGCGATCCTGCCTGCAGCCCTAGTAAGTGGCCGGCTCCCCGTCGGTTGAGTGAGCAAAGACGAGGCAGGAGCCTGGCAAGCAGTGCGTTCCCAGGCAGGAGCCTGAGAACGAGCATCGACCATTTTTTTGCAACTTTCGCGGAGCAAAAGCGACTATTTGCCGATCGAATCGGCCAGCGACTGGGCGTTGTAGATCGAACGCAAGGCTTCGATAATCCCCACTCCCGAAACACTCACCGCTCGTGCCTGTTCGTCGCTGTAGAGATAATCGCTGGTCAAACTTTGGATATTGCCGTCAAAGATCAAGCCCACCAGTTCGCCATCGCGGTTGACAACCGGTGAACCACTATTGCCGCCAATGATGTCGGCGGTGCAAACAAAGTTCAGCTGTGTCTGCAAGTCAACCTCGCTCTTGGCGTTCATCCATGATTCGGGAAGATCGAAATCGTCCTGCCCTTTGTGAGCTTCGGCATGTTGGTAGGCTCCGGCGAAATTGGTGGTTGGATCGATGTGTTTGCCATCTTCGATGTAGCCTTTGACCGTCCCGAATGCCAAACGCAGCGTGAAGGTTGCGTCGGGGTAGCCGCCGGTCCCTTCAATTTGCGTGACCGCCTGGGTCACTTGCGCATAGGCTTGGCGTTCTCGCTCTTCGATTTGTTCGTTGCGTTCACGAATGCGGCGATATTCCGCTTCGAGCTTTCTTGCCAATTGAATCATCGGATCGTTTGACTCTTCGACAGCCTCGTTCCCTGCTTCGATCAATTGTTTACGAAACGCGACGTCAACAAGCTTCGTGCCTTCGATAAGTGCAGCAGCGCGTTCACGAGGTCCTTTGCCGTCCAGGATTTCTTGGATCAACGGATCATCGGCGCCACGCAGAACGGTCAAACGTGAAAGCTCGTCGGTCAGTTTGACTTGTTCGAGGTCTTCGTAGATGGGGGCCTCGCTCAGCAGCGATTGCAGCTTTGAGTCCCGCGATGCGTCGGTGAATTCATGTAGCCGTTGATCATTGGGTTTGAGGTCTTCGGCGGTGAGCAACACGATCTGCATTGCCGTGTCAAACAGCGTGCTTCGCAGGCTGACGGTTTGCTTCAGCATTTCACGTTTGTCGTCTTGGATCTCTGCAATTTCCGTCCACGCTGCCGCCAGTTCTTTGTTGGCCTGGTTGTCTTGCAGTTCACTTAGCAGTTTTTCTTCGCGGGCCTGTTTGGTAACAAAGGTTTGCGGATCTTGTAGGCCTGCCAACATCCCGGTGTAGGCTTTGCGAGCGTTTTGGATCCCAAACAATTCATCGCGTGCACGGCGAGCCTGTTCGGTGCCTTCGAGCCCAAACTGCTGCATTAGAATTTCTTTGCGGCGAAGGAAATCGAGCACGTAGGGTAATCGGTCGTCACGCAGGAATTTGAGAGCTGCGACCGTGAAAATACGCTGCGTGCGTCCCGGATTGCCGCTGACGAAAACCAGCTCGCCCTCTTGCAGTGGTTCCGAGCTCCATCGCAAGAAGTTGTCGAGTTTCGCAGGTTTGCCGTCCTCATAAACCCGCATGATTGTGGCGTCGAGATTATAGCGTGGGTATTCAAAATTGTCCGCGTCGCCGCCAAAGAAGGCCGCTTTCGTTTCCGGCGCCCAGACGAGACGAACGTCGGTGTATTTTTTGTAGCGGTACAGGTGGTACTTGGCTCCGCCAAACAGCGTCACCACGTCACTTCGCAATCCGGTCTTTTCGAACGATTCTTCTTCGATCGTCGAGATCACACCACGTCGTTGTTTTAGAGCATCGTCGCTGGATGCGCCGGGCTTGACGGCATCGTTGACCCGTTGGGTCACGTCCTCGATCGACACCAGTTGATTCAGTTCCAGATCGGGTGCCTTCAATTCTTGATCGAGTGTCTTGGCCAAATAGCCGTCTTCGATCAGGTTCAATTCAGGGGTGCTAAGTTTGTGCAGCGTATCACTGGCGACGTGATGGTTGGTTAGCACCAAGCCGTCGCTTGAGATAAACGATCCCGATCCTCCGCTGTTGAATCGCACCGACGACAAACGAAGGTGGTCCGCCCATTGCGAATCGGGCTCAAAATTGTGTTTCTGTTTCAGCGTTTCAACGGGCAAATCATTGAACAAGTACATGCCTTCGTCGCCATACGACGCGACGGGCAGCGAAAGTGAGGTGGTCAACAAAAACATGAGCAAGGCTATTCGGCTTCGGATTTTCATGTCTAGGATTTTTCGGTGGGGTTGAGGAGCGTTCGAAAGGGAACTC includes:
- the recG gene encoding ATP-dependent DNA helicase RecG encodes the protein MDQEQTPPVTMTTPVRFLPGVGAFRAEKYAKLGLRTAQDVLFFFPRDYERPAPPRSVDKLREGEQASLIGTITDAELASRSPGKSVFGAIVENETGAVRILFFNQPYRADQIKFGQRVVISGVPKLSGLRMEFVHPQLTMLDEQDNYPEPKILATYALTEGVKQNELRHLVGNVLELLGDEIHEVMPERLRGDAADALRAAGIEIEGPLFDIQTAVRQLHQPDNEASLQAARLRLVFQELFVMQLALAMRRRKLTSDLQSPPLSPTSVIDSRILNRFPFELTNDQRQAIKEVSQDMACQFPMNRMLQGDVGSGKTVVAVYAMMLAVANGHQSVMMAPTEVLARQHYQTLCKILADSRVRIGLLCGSISRAERTATIKAVASGEIDLLVGTQALLYGDIQFSKLGLCVIDEQHKFGVGQRVTLRSGGVDPHYLVMSATPIPRSMAMTLFGDVELSTLREKPPGRADVNTYLAHDGWKDRWWAFVRDRLNEGRQAFVVAPRVVPSTKSEEEDADEDESEDVSSVQTVFDDLRKGVLSDFHIGLLHGRMTADEKMATMQEFAAGEIDVLVSTTVIEVGIDVPNATVMTILGAERFGLAQLHQLRGRVSRGSHVGHVCVFSDGDQPPSENERLSLFEKTNDGFELAEADFQLRGPGDLLGRRQSGMAPLRIADPRRDIEILRVARELAQTIIEEDPELDAEDFQDLKSQVMRRYGKRLNLGDVA
- a CDS encoding lysylphosphatidylglycerol synthase transmembrane domain-containing protein gives rise to the protein MTWKKAATLALKFAIPVAIIAWLANHIDWAQLSAQPKDYRLLACALAVAMIGLSLSFARWCLLVRCQGIALSMVEAFRLGSIGFLLNFVSAGSVGGDLFKAIFLAKQRPGKRIEAVASVFVDRGVGLFGLLLLVAFGLMLVQPSQSTEIDREQMQQIKAATAILTTVGTVVLCGLVFGGKGVDRLVRWGSQLAIVGPVVAKIGPPLRMFHAHPIAFLVSIVMSLGVHASMILSMYLIACGLYSDPPTLIEHFVIVPIGMLAAAMPITPAGLGVYEATIEWLYRIVPANPTSASGTLVALVFEIVKVAMATIGTVFYWTSSEELRESVEEAEEAEDGDEHNDGDEPNDPAIEMKQA
- a CDS encoding S46 family peptidase, with the translated sequence MFLLTTSLSLPVASYGDEGMYLFNDLPVETLKQKHNFEPDSQWADHLRLSSVRFNSGGSGSFISSDGLVLTNHHVASDTLHKLSTPELNLIEDGYLAKTLDQELKAPDLELNQLVSIEDVTQRVNDAVKPGASSDDALKQRRGVISTIEEESFEKTGLRSDVVTLFGGAKYHLYRYKKYTDVRLVWAPETKAAFFGGDADNFEYPRYNLDATIMRVYEDGKPAKLDNFLRWSSEPLQEGELVFVSGNPGRTQRIFTVAALKFLRDDRLPYVLDFLRRKEILMQQFGLEGTEQARRARDELFGIQNARKAYTGMLAGLQDPQTFVTKQAREEKLLSELQDNQANKELAAAWTEIAEIQDDKREMLKQTVSLRSTLFDTAMQIVLLTAEDLKPNDQRLHEFTDASRDSKLQSLLSEAPIYEDLEQVKLTDELSRLTVLRGADDPLIQEILDGKGPRERAAALIEGTKLVDVAFRKQLIEAGNEAVEESNDPMIQLARKLEAEYRRIRERNEQIEERERQAYAQVTQAVTQIEGTGGYPDATFTLRLAFGTVKGYIEDGKHIDPTTNFAGAYQHAEAHKGQDDFDLPESWMNAKSEVDLQTQLNFVCTADIIGGNSGSPVVNRDGELVGLIFDGNIQSLTSDYLYSDEQARAVSVSGVGIIEALRSIYNAQSLADSIGK
- a CDS encoding DUF1304 domain-containing protein; this translates as MQTIAELAVGAVAAIQFLIAGIELFLWKNERVYTRLKSLNLSEDEAKKIAPIVANAGLYNAFIGAGLVWGLRSSECETSLKLFFLACVATAGIFGAATLSKNTLFLQTLPALVAGGLTWIAITT
- a CDS encoding S8 family serine peptidase, translated to MPIVTYGTSNEEGFELTESNNLIAVRTRTHQSLRSKSTVADPVEENLEGCELVMQFPEAGVEVYRVPKGEKKPAMQGRKRALRQHEDVRFAGGVLIDKDAHEPVIYTENLFIKFTDDQQDSDCERIIRESNLIIKEKLGFAVNSYFVQATEGTGQRVFDMALELLARPEVEYCHPELIRPRARKTIGSQQWHLGPITLDGISISNHAHVLSAHEMTRGQDVTIAIIDDGFDIDHPEFSRPGKITAPFDAVTQSSDPRPKDPYLDTPDDHGTACAGVACASGVDGAIGVAPESQLMPIRLMANLGSMAEAKAFQWATDHGADVISCSRGPEDGPWYAPNDPRHDRVHRLPASTRMAIDYALSSGRGGIGTAVLFAAGNGNESVENDGYASYERVLAVAACNDRGTRSVYSDYGPSIWCCFPSSDFEFVEEQHPAPITPGIWTTDRSGSKGYNWGVSHAGDAAGNYTNSFGGTSSACPGVAGVVALMLSVNPDLTPIEIKDLLRRSCDRVDPEGGQYNADGHSESYGYGRVNARRAVEMAIPTVTPRLKVIRDVYVPIPDRGSANVKMDIEDAGIIESIDVLFEIEHSYVSDLVVSLKPPRGTGAKVVLHDREAVATAGIWRLCRMQATPGLSRYSGKKCHGTWTLEVEDQAARDVGTIIRFGLLITLQPSEQQSNGLARHSKRNGASMSRRPASFARFHRTNFTPRIQ
- a CDS encoding M6 family metalloprotease domain-containing protein; translation: MQRVIRSRLPEQNIPSRAAAPQGTVKNLVVLLRFKDHANRPLPTQAEYDQLFNAQSPVSGIAPTGSVKMFYNENSYGKMNLESTVIDWVTLPKTEAYYANGQSGLSSRTWEALRDGLKIISASGTVNFADFDNENGGSGDGWIDAITFVHSGYAAEFGGVAGGADKEDRIWSHRWAMSPWSDSASGVKVSDYNINPGIWSTSGNAIGRIGVICHELGHFFGLPDLYDYSGKGEGCGSWCLMANSWGFDGSQYRPPHMSAWCKVSLSWNTAQPISNAGTYKLKSTATPGATIYRIDYPGGSSNEYLLIENRQAVGAYESGIPAGAGGKGGLAIWHIDDSMPENDHPGFPGSPGFPGEHYKVGLIQADGLWELEKGLNRGNANDVFRKGNNDSLTDSTNPNSDSYTGIKLPPITNISDSSPEMSFQYGSENNAPDGGESTNTLLAGLLRTEVPTSNVVNFSDDGKAATIILDRLQSSSDRDSVDVQHATFVLPLKDASNASTVKIIIRGYFNTDDGSVGHVLLAASGTTALIDPKANPMSQSSKPLASNAQRAQHIARKANIASDRRDVNRKPSSEADLDFMYEMSTKINSEDRLPITIILRTERLKKDSVGALLSIDSIDLEIQP